From Pigmentibacter ruber, a single genomic window includes:
- a CDS encoding phosphodiester glycosidase family protein — translation MMKKNYYLLILISFLQSCNTINRNSEIFLEKINTQNYNGLIITQEKIIGQNSAQIFSAELPQKKFNLELVKPFNSIDSSYRVSNWAKEKSAILAINAGFFSIYEKAKGIQLPSYNMNTCYPNIYDPYNAFPARNLKINKNWFGTYPNENGVVAWSKNQDFFYIDKIKNLNYIKLLGNNILFNNFNRYPLNSNITVFTDIWKNPVPIYKSGMLLYSDNSKIIKIEKISAKGIGIKIPKNGFVVYLSDAVKLPPIKVGDALELEIKTFSSAKIEDKLEKMDYIVSGNPILIQAGKIQDDYPRTKFYLNSYARTAICQLKNNNILLLVVSGNDELLGKSFGLSIPELTSVMLQKGCNNAINLDGGHSSVFYFNGKVLNRNYPQDENDCFKIHERSVSDLILVY, via the coding sequence ATGATGAAAAAAAATTATTACTTACTGATTCTAATTTCTTTCCTGCAAAGTTGCAATACTATAAATAGAAATTCTGAAATTTTTCTTGAAAAAATAAATACGCAAAATTATAATGGCTTAATTATTACACAAGAAAAAATTATTGGACAAAATTCTGCACAAATTTTTTCGGCAGAATTACCGCAAAAAAAATTTAATTTAGAACTTGTAAAACCATTTAATTCTATTGATTCAAGCTATAGAGTGTCAAATTGGGCAAAAGAAAAATCAGCAATATTAGCAATCAATGCTGGTTTTTTTTCTATTTATGAAAAGGCAAAAGGAATACAATTGCCAAGTTATAACATGAATACCTGTTATCCAAATATTTATGATCCTTATAATGCCTTTCCTGCAAGAAATTTAAAAATAAATAAGAATTGGTTTGGTACATATCCTAATGAAAATGGAGTAGTTGCTTGGTCTAAAAATCAAGATTTTTTTTATATTGATAAAATCAAAAACTTAAATTATATAAAACTATTGGGTAATAATATTTTATTTAATAATTTTAATAGATATCCATTAAATTCCAATATAACAGTTTTCACAGATATTTGGAAAAATCCTGTTCCTATTTATAAATCAGGAATGTTACTTTATAGCGATAATAGTAAAATTATTAAAATAGAAAAAATATCTGCTAAAGGTATAGGTATTAAAATTCCTAAAAATGGTTTTGTTGTTTATCTTTCTGATGCAGTTAAATTACCTCCTATAAAAGTTGGTGATGCTTTAGAGCTGGAAATAAAAACCTTTTCTTCTGCAAAGATAGAAGATAAATTAGAAAAAATGGACTATATTGTGAGTGGAAATCCAATATTAATTCAAGCTGGAAAAATTCAAGATGATTATCCAAGAACAAAATTTTATCTAAATTCCTATGCCCGAACGGCAATTTGTCAATTAAAGAACAATAATATATTGTTATTGGTTGTTTCTGGAAATGATGAGCTACTTGGAAAATCCTTTGGGTTAAGTATACCTGAATTAACTTCAGTTATGCTGCAAAAAGGTTGTAATAATGCAATAAATCTTGATGGAGGGCATTCATCAGTTTTTTATTTTAATGGAAAAGTATTAAATAGAAATTATCCTCAAGATGAAAATGATTGTTTTAAAATTCATGAGCGTTCTGTTTCTGATCTTATTTTAGTATATTAA
- the rlmM gene encoding 23S rRNA (cytidine(2498)-2'-O)-methyltransferase RlmM, with translation MSYSLLLYCRSGFESECAAEILAYTSERSVSGFVKAKENTAHVLFQGHNPQEVIHIWNDLQLKDLIFARQIILVAPLVADLPESNRTKPIYNLFFTNFAEVLNGRHILDDLFIETFDTDSQKELLNFCKKFTSPMLSELKKNGFIINDKSQRALRMHLVFLTGQSCYIGLCAPKKASQWFMGIPRFKFPIDAPSRSTLKLEEAFHVFCNAVERESELQAGMTAVDLGASPGGWTYQFVRRNIYVFAIDNGPMQDKLMKTGLVEHLKEDGFKFRAKKPVDWLVCDMVEQPKKIAQLIADWAKFKLSKRFIFNLKLPMKKRYIEVTNCLNLIRNELDAERIHYTLQAQQLYHDREEVTVYLKILN, from the coding sequence ATGTCTTATTCCTTATTACTGTATTGTAGATCAGGCTTTGAAAGCGAATGTGCTGCAGAAATTTTAGCTTATACGTCTGAGCGTTCGGTTTCTGGCTTTGTCAAAGCCAAGGAAAACACCGCCCATGTCCTTTTTCAAGGGCATAATCCACAAGAAGTAATTCATATTTGGAATGACTTGCAGTTAAAAGATCTTATTTTTGCCCGACAAATAATTTTAGTTGCTCCCTTAGTGGCAGATTTACCTGAATCCAATAGAACAAAACCTATATATAACTTATTTTTTACAAATTTTGCTGAAGTTTTAAATGGAAGACATATTTTAGATGATCTTTTTATTGAAACATTCGATACAGATTCGCAAAAAGAGCTATTGAATTTTTGTAAAAAATTTACAAGTCCGATGCTTTCTGAGCTAAAGAAAAATGGCTTTATTATAAATGATAAATCCCAGCGTGCTTTACGCATGCATTTAGTATTTTTAACAGGACAAAGTTGTTATATTGGCTTATGTGCTCCAAAAAAGGCTTCGCAGTGGTTTATGGGTATCCCTAGATTTAAATTTCCTATCGATGCCCCTAGTCGTTCTACTTTAAAGTTGGAAGAAGCATTTCACGTTTTCTGTAATGCAGTAGAAAGGGAAAGTGAATTGCAAGCAGGCATGACAGCGGTGGATTTGGGAGCAAGTCCAGGGGGATGGACCTATCAATTTGTGCGCAGAAATATTTATGTTTTTGCGATTGATAATGGACCTATGCAAGATAAATTAATGAAGACGGGTTTGGTTGAACATCTAAAAGAAGATGGTTTTAAATTTCGTGCAAAAAAACCAGTCGATTGGTTAGTTTGTGATATGGTTGAACAACCTAAAAAAATAGCGCAATTAATTGCAGATTGGGCTAAGTTTAAATTAAGTAAAAGGTTTATTTTTAATTTAAAATTACCTATGAAAAAAAGATATATTGAAGTAACTAATTGCTTAAATTTAATTCGCAATGAACTAGACGCAGAAAGAATTCATTATACCTTGCAAGCTCAGCAGCTTTATCACGATAGAGAAGAGGTTACTGTATATTTAAAAATATTGAATTAA
- a CDS encoding substrate-binding periplasmic protein, with protein sequence MYKIMYLFVLLIYVTTALGQDNDLSFTKIQKSGVLKVCSQAGFIPFEVKDNKGNWKGFDVDIMQEFAKKYKLKLVMMDTTLDGLIPSLLTGKCDFIASGLTITEERQKAVLFSKPVYTVIVSAALLNTPENREKYKTFSDLDSVGTKIATHTGSAATLFLKSYLKKATHLQFDTESDEVNAVVQKRTTAFVEDNVFIAQAKKEMKIDFYTLFSNEKGDLAMAARKKDLKLIEKFNEFLDQIEKNGQYANIKKKYFN encoded by the coding sequence ATGTATAAAATTATGTATTTGTTTGTTTTATTAATTTATGTCACGACTGCTTTAGGCCAAGACAACGACTTGAGTTTTACTAAAATTCAAAAATCTGGAGTATTAAAAGTTTGCTCCCAAGCGGGCTTTATTCCATTTGAAGTGAAAGATAATAAAGGAAATTGGAAAGGTTTTGACGTAGATATTATGCAAGAATTTGCAAAAAAATATAAGCTTAAATTAGTCATGATGGATACAACTTTAGATGGATTGATTCCTTCTTTATTAACAGGTAAATGTGATTTTATTGCTTCTGGATTGACTATAACAGAAGAACGGCAAAAAGCGGTTTTATTTTCAAAACCTGTCTATACAGTTATTGTATCAGCAGCATTATTAAACACTCCTGAAAATAGAGAAAAATATAAAACATTTAGTGATCTTGATTCAGTGGGAACAAAAATTGCGACTCACACAGGAAGTGCTGCAACTTTATTTTTAAAAAGTTATTTAAAGAAGGCTACACATTTGCAATTTGATACGGAAAGTGATGAAGTGAATGCTGTAGTCCAAAAAAGAACAACTGCTTTTGTTGAAGATAATGTTTTCATCGCTCAAGCAAAAAAGGAAATGAAAATAGATTTTTATACTCTTTTCTCAAATGAAAAGGGAGATCTAGCAATGGCTGCAAGAAAAAAAGATTTAAAGTTAATAGAAAAGTTTAATGAATTTCTTGATCAAATTGAAAAAAATGGTCAATATGCAAACATTAAAAAGAAATATTTTAATTGA
- a CDS encoding TonB-dependent receptor plug domain-containing protein translates to MKFITAAKVFLLPISVHAQNPAPIIVLPKSDQADLDKMQSAEKFKNSKEIIEDPSSGNINQEIIFTDSQPGTLPSPKSISDLTKRITSGQVEQFGGEAGALRVRLRGARAFEPTYYFNGLPLAGSDSSEQIVSLIPISAIASLMVYPDSPPFWLSSMGISGDINVLSCQKENCFAKKRTFDENSFKVNSRAGSFHYWQNSISHALQLDKNFSVFSTVEATSSKEDYPVFNNNNSVLNANRGQYENLQNNDFQKYSGYFHLNINSSLFNNINSATLYTDYEKGIPGAVSSASNARIRKKLFISTLQAEKFYPDNGIIWNNQLGLILNKSEISNFSEGYTTQANSSFNTTAQIKSWMTIPTQFIFEEKTGIVIEYLNFTQNTTASVPAALDNSSDSESKSLRREIRLGLFESIYLPLLKEYSLSLNFNSWLSGAQSEVSIDCNKGNLQNICNTKNNNIEKNIYGYSFSIQQNYKFIINYLRYILAMRRPYLAEMYGSPSGILANSALQEEQSRKIEFGFTFPYFEIGTFYTKDSNLIFLQEINQFISQYQNIEDSNRIGLYLNSDIYIYKSWKFYFSYQYVKSLMNKNNNEYYVPRSSENSINSGTSVDSIFITKLNEYSTYFGSYFNLNWQSEFYLDYLNINKVEIPPIYNTGFSVQFKNLKEQRNFLVSFDIYNIADETYAKVSNTTGFSQQMQTNGYIGYPPPGRRFYLTISGEI, encoded by the coding sequence ATGAAGTTTATTACTGCAGCAAAAGTTTTTTTGTTGCCTATTTCAGTCCATGCTCAAAATCCGGCTCCAATTATTGTGTTACCTAAATCAGATCAAGCTGATTTAGATAAAATGCAGTCTGCTGAAAAATTTAAAAATTCAAAAGAAATCATAGAAGATCCATCTTCTGGGAACATAAATCAAGAGATTATTTTCACAGATTCACAGCCTGGTACTTTGCCAAGTCCTAAAAGTATTTCTGATTTAACGAAAAGAATAACATCTGGGCAGGTTGAACAATTTGGAGGTGAAGCGGGCGCTTTGAGAGTACGTCTCAGAGGTGCTCGAGCTTTCGAACCCACTTACTATTTTAATGGACTTCCCTTGGCAGGCTCTGATTCCAGTGAGCAAATAGTTTCTTTAATTCCTATTTCAGCAATAGCAAGCCTGATGGTTTATCCCGATAGCCCACCCTTTTGGTTAAGCAGTATGGGCATTAGTGGCGATATAAATGTGCTCAGTTGTCAGAAAGAGAATTGTTTTGCTAAAAAACGAACATTTGATGAAAATTCATTCAAAGTAAATTCTAGAGCAGGTTCATTTCATTATTGGCAAAACTCAATTAGTCATGCGCTTCAGTTAGATAAGAATTTCTCAGTGTTTTCTACAGTAGAAGCTACAAGCAGTAAAGAAGATTATCCTGTATTTAACAATAATAATTCTGTATTAAATGCAAATAGAGGGCAGTATGAAAATTTACAGAATAACGATTTTCAAAAATATTCGGGATATTTTCATTTAAATATAAATTCTAGTTTATTTAATAATATTAATTCAGCTACATTATATACTGATTATGAAAAGGGAATTCCAGGTGCTGTTAGCAGTGCTTCTAATGCAAGAATTAGAAAGAAACTATTTATTAGTACTCTGCAAGCAGAAAAATTTTATCCTGATAATGGAATAATTTGGAACAATCAGTTAGGCCTTATATTAAATAAATCAGAGATTTCAAATTTTTCAGAAGGATATACTACTCAAGCAAATTCAAGTTTTAATACTACAGCCCAAATTAAATCATGGATGACAATTCCAACGCAATTTATTTTCGAAGAGAAAACAGGTATTGTTATAGAATATCTTAATTTTACCCAAAATACTACCGCCTCTGTTCCTGCAGCGCTAGATAATTCCAGTGATAGTGAAAGTAAGTCACTAAGACGAGAAATTCGTTTAGGCTTATTTGAAAGTATTTATTTACCATTATTAAAAGAATACTCTTTATCATTGAATTTTAATAGCTGGCTTTCAGGAGCGCAATCTGAGGTATCTATTGATTGTAATAAAGGAAATTTACAAAATATTTGTAATACTAAAAATAATAATATTGAAAAAAATATTTATGGTTATTCATTTTCAATCCAACAAAATTATAAATTTATAATAAATTATTTGCGCTATATCTTAGCAATGCGTAGACCTTACTTAGCTGAAATGTATGGATCGCCAAGTGGGATTCTAGCAAATAGTGCTTTGCAAGAGGAACAAAGTAGAAAAATTGAATTTGGTTTTACATTTCCTTATTTTGAAATAGGTACTTTTTATACAAAAGATTCAAATTTAATTTTTCTCCAAGAAATAAATCAATTTATATCACAGTATCAAAATATAGAAGATTCTAATCGCATTGGTTTATATTTAAATTCTGATATCTATATATATAAGAGCTGGAAATTTTATTTTTCATATCAATATGTAAAATCTTTAATGAATAAGAATAATAATGAATACTATGTACCAAGAAGTTCTGAAAACTCTATTAATTCAGGAACAAGTGTTGATAGTATTTTTATAACAAAATTAAATGAATATTCTACTTATTTTGGTTCATATTTTAATTTAAATTGGCAGAGTGAATTTTACTTGGATTATTTGAATATAAATAAGGTTGAAATTCCACCCATTTATAATACTGGATTTTCAGTTCAATTTAAAAATTTGAAAGAGCAAAGAAACTTTCTTGTTTCCTTCGATATTTATAATATAGCTGATGAAACTTATGCAAAAGTATCAAATACAACAGGTTTTTCTCAACAAATGCAAACAAATGGTTATATAGGTTACCCTCCCCCTGGAAGACGATTTTATCTTACAATTTCTGGAGAAATATAA
- a CDS encoding threonine aldolase family protein codes for MQDTKIIQFASDNYVGAHPDIAATIMASLESTEIPYGSDSYSKMAKTEFQKHFKQDCEIFFVGTGTAANVVALKSVLRSFEAVICTDIAHINTAEGGALENFIGAKIFTTPTHATDGKLTVSNLKQAFLNFRTSHFNKPKAVSITQSTELGTVYTCQEIKDICDFAHANGLIVHMDGARIANAAAFLNKTFKEMVVDTGIDILSFGATKNGAIMAEAIVVFNKHLALDMPYIQKQSMQLFSKMRFIPAQFIPYFKNNLWLNNAINANEKSYYIAKELKSTKLFKILNKVETNQIFIELPTKLKDELAKNYLFYITNENFEKNTCTIRIITSFNTSDTDVQKLVADFKQAEYNFLLSHSS; via the coding sequence ATGCAAGATACTAAAATTATTCAATTTGCAAGTGATAACTATGTAGGAGCACATCCTGACATTGCAGCAACGATAATGGCCTCATTAGAAAGCACTGAAATCCCTTATGGCTCAGATTCTTATTCAAAAATGGCAAAGACTGAATTCCAAAAGCATTTCAAGCAAGATTGTGAAATATTTTTTGTTGGGACAGGAACAGCAGCAAATGTTGTAGCCTTGAAAAGTGTTTTACGCAGTTTCGAAGCTGTAATTTGTACAGATATAGCACATATAAATACCGCGGAAGGTGGAGCTCTTGAAAACTTTATTGGAGCAAAAATTTTCACTACCCCAACTCATGCAACAGACGGAAAATTAACTGTAAGTAATTTAAAACAAGCATTCCTAAATTTTCGAACCAGCCACTTTAATAAACCCAAAGCAGTCTCAATTACTCAATCTACAGAATTAGGTACAGTTTATACTTGTCAAGAAATTAAAGACATCTGTGATTTTGCGCATGCAAATGGTTTAATTGTACATATGGATGGCGCACGTATTGCTAATGCAGCTGCTTTTTTAAACAAAACGTTTAAAGAAATGGTTGTTGACACTGGGATAGATATTCTCTCTTTTGGTGCAACAAAAAACGGAGCCATTATGGCTGAAGCTATTGTTGTTTTTAATAAACATTTAGCCCTTGATATGCCCTACATTCAAAAGCAGTCAATGCAATTATTTTCTAAAATGCGATTTATTCCAGCCCAGTTTATTCCATATTTTAAAAATAATCTATGGCTAAATAATGCTATTAATGCTAACGAAAAATCTTATTATATAGCTAAAGAATTAAAATCTACTAAGCTCTTCAAAATTCTTAACAAGGTTGAAACAAATCAAATTTTTATCGAATTACCTACAAAACTTAAGGATGAATTGGCTAAAAATTATTTATTTTACATTACTAATGAAAATTTTGAGAAAAACACTTGTACTATTAGAATCATTACTTCATTTAATACTTCAGATACAGATGTCCAAAAACTTGTTGCAGATTTTAAACAAGCTGAATACAACTTTCTTCTCTCTCACTCTTCTTGA
- a CDS encoding substrate-binding periplasmic protein: MILLTLLFSIINFIFNNRCFSEEIHDFKIVTETLPFLTFIGKDGRIEGILADRINKLRKNLKIKAEIELLPWSRAYIIAQKENGTMIYPIAKTPEREKLFKFCCILYKAKTFLFKLKERSDINIKTLEDAKKYSIGVIRDDIKHKMLENLKFSNLELSASQEVNFKKLIGKREDLIIANEFVLKSQLQEFNINENQLEKAYEVKEADPNRYIAFNLNVEDNSIEKIRSALKKIYNPDLD, from the coding sequence ATTATATTACTAACATTATTATTCTCTATAATAAATTTTATTTTTAATAATAGATGTTTCTCTGAAGAAATTCATGATTTTAAAATTGTTACTGAAACATTACCCTTCTTAACCTTTATAGGAAAGGATGGAAGAATTGAAGGAATTTTAGCAGATAGAATCAACAAATTAAGAAAAAACCTAAAAATTAAAGCTGAAATAGAATTACTTCCTTGGTCAAGAGCCTACATTATTGCACAAAAAGAAAATGGAACTATGATATATCCCATTGCCAAAACCCCTGAAAGAGAAAAATTATTTAAATTTTGTTGCATTTTGTACAAAGCAAAAACCTTTCTTTTTAAACTAAAAGAAAGAAGTGATATCAATATAAAAACATTAGAAGATGCAAAAAAATATTCTATTGGTGTGATTAGAGATGATATAAAACATAAAATGTTAGAAAATCTAAAATTTTCTAACTTAGAATTATCAGCCTCGCAAGAAGTAAACTTTAAAAAACTAATAGGAAAAAGAGAAGACTTAATTATAGCAAATGAATTTGTTTTAAAGTCTCAACTTCAAGAATTTAATATCAATGAAAATCAATTAGAAAAGGCATATGAAGTAAAAGAAGCAGACCCAAATAGATATATCGCCTTTAATTTAAATGTAGAAGATAATTCAATTGAAAAAATAAGAAGTGCTTTGAAAAAAATATATAACCCTGATTTAGATTGA
- a CDS encoding multidrug effflux MFS transporter: MTKSMQNSHRLIFATVLFLVPISQAAIDIYSPSLPNIMKNLQTTESNVQLTISLFLVALGLGQYLYGAISDNLGRKKTLFIGMFIFTVASYFSYKADNIYVLIISRFFQGLGSASIAVLSKAISVDLYEGVSLMKASAWIGLIWGVAPIIAPVIGGYLDALGGWRLCFLFLTVYGFIGCIFILFFIKETLNKYEPFSINGILRNSIIILRNKDFLGSTLIVSATNLGLFVFTLMAPFFIQVIAKKSQIYFSYLALVVGVIYILGAYVSNFAVKYFEGDKVIKLVSKVLLFFGIFVLIFSVLYPFSIILLMLISSLFAFSSGFLYPFLVSRMFAPFENKAGIVSANYGIISYAFSGLVTILLSYIKVKSVLEISIAYFIVSLITFLSSVFMFKIKIK; encoded by the coding sequence ATGACAAAAAGTATGCAAAATTCTCATAGACTTATTTTTGCTACTGTGCTGTTTTTAGTACCTATTTCTCAAGCTGCAATAGATATTTATTCTCCTTCATTACCAAATATAATGAAAAATTTGCAAACAACTGAAAGTAACGTTCAGTTGACTATATCATTATTTCTTGTTGCTTTAGGTCTTGGTCAATATTTATATGGTGCTATTTCAGATAATTTGGGTAGGAAAAAAACCCTTTTTATTGGTATGTTTATTTTTACTGTTGCTAGCTATTTTAGCTATAAAGCAGATAATATTTATGTTTTAATAATCAGTCGTTTTTTTCAAGGTCTTGGTTCTGCTTCTATTGCAGTGCTTTCAAAAGCAATTTCTGTTGATTTATATGAAGGTGTTTCTTTGATGAAAGCCAGTGCCTGGATTGGCTTAATTTGGGGAGTTGCTCCAATTATAGCTCCTGTAATTGGTGGCTATCTAGATGCATTAGGTGGATGGCGACTTTGTTTTTTATTTTTAACTGTTTATGGCTTTATTGGTTGTATATTTATTCTTTTCTTTATAAAAGAAACCTTAAACAAGTATGAGCCTTTTTCAATAAATGGAATTCTAAGAAATTCAATTATTATTTTACGGAATAAAGATTTTCTTGGCAGTACATTAATAGTTTCTGCTACCAATTTAGGGCTTTTTGTCTTTACCCTAATGGCTCCTTTTTTTATTCAAGTCATTGCCAAGAAGTCTCAAATATATTTTTCATATTTGGCTCTTGTTGTAGGTGTTATCTATATATTAGGAGCTTATGTAAGTAACTTTGCTGTGAAGTATTTCGAAGGTGATAAAGTAATTAAACTTGTTTCTAAAGTATTATTATTTTTTGGAATATTTGTTTTAATTTTTTCTGTTTTGTATCCTTTCTCTATTATTCTACTTATGCTTATTTCAAGTTTATTTGCATTTTCATCAGGATTTCTATATCCTTTCTTAGTGAGTAGAATGTTTGCTCCGTTTGAAAATAAAGCTGGTATAGTAAGTGCAAATTATGGAATCATATCTTATGCTTTTTCTGGATTAGTAACTATTTTATTAAGTTATATAAAAGTAAAATCAGTCTTAGAAATATCCATAGCTTATTTTATTGTTTCTTTAATCACTTTTTTATCGTCAGTATTTATGTTTAAAATAAAAATTAAGTAG
- a CDS encoding leucine-rich repeat domain-containing protein — protein sequence MQTLKRNILIDAFCGDADMEFVSLIDYLKQENISPEHEFSKKSLFRITRSKDINIVASALEQLKSLDLSAFPEAKVQVIESSFFKYLPNIVELNIDYQPLTNLDDVCFLSKLKKISMKGFNLVNISFLPTFVNLEEVILDDNKIIILHGLENLTNLKKLSLKKNKIRKIDEICELKNLQELNVSENDISDMSCLKKLSQLKKLSANKNMLDNIDSFESLKNLTQLELAENQIYSVEPLQYLSNLTKLDLRKNRIKNIKCLKDLRSLFELSLSGNPLYDDDLEIFPRSLRID from the coding sequence ATGCAAACATTAAAAAGAAATATTTTAATTGATGCATTTTGTGGAGATGCTGATATGGAATTTGTTAGTTTAATAGATTATTTGAAGCAAGAAAATATATCACCAGAACATGAATTTAGTAAAAAATCCCTTTTTAGGATTACTAGATCAAAAGATATAAATATAGTAGCTAGTGCTTTAGAACAATTAAAAAGTCTAGATTTAAGCGCTTTTCCTGAAGCTAAGGTGCAAGTTATAGAAAGTTCATTTTTCAAATATTTACCCAATATTGTTGAACTTAATATAGATTACCAACCATTAACTAACCTGGACGATGTTTGTTTTTTATCTAAATTAAAAAAAATTTCAATGAAGGGTTTTAATTTAGTCAATATCTCTTTTTTACCAACTTTTGTTAATTTAGAGGAAGTCATACTAGATGATAATAAAATTATAATTCTACATGGCTTAGAAAATTTAACTAATTTGAAAAAATTGTCATTGAAAAAGAATAAAATACGTAAAATTGATGAAATTTGTGAATTAAAAAACCTACAAGAACTTAATGTTTCTGAAAATGATATTAGTGACATGAGTTGTTTAAAGAAATTAAGTCAATTAAAAAAATTATCCGCAAATAAAAATATGTTAGATAATATAGATTCATTTGAAAGTCTTAAAAATTTAACGCAATTAGAATTAGCAGAGAATCAAATTTATTCTGTAGAACCTTTGCAATATTTATCAAATTTAACCAAATTGGATTTAAGAAAAAACAGAATTAAAAATATAAAATGTTTAAAAGATTTAAGAAGCTTATTTGAATTAAGTTTATCAGGGAATCCTTTATATGATGATGATTTAGAAATATTCCCTCGTTCTTTAAGGATTGATTAA
- a CDS encoding RidA family protein, producing the protein MSRKCFQPKELFASQPWGFSQVVVAEKNKLVHISGKVAWNSEGQCLAQTLEGQFKQVMQNIFHALHSVNATAENIQMLRLYIPNFQPGKDANLISKLLIDTFGPENQPASTWLGVQALAQPEYLIEIDCVAAIN; encoded by the coding sequence ATGTCCAGAAAATGTTTTCAACCAAAAGAATTGTTTGCTAGTCAACCTTGGGGATTTTCTCAAGTTGTTGTTGCTGAAAAAAATAAACTTGTTCATATCTCTGGAAAAGTTGCATGGAATTCTGAAGGTCAATGTTTAGCACAAACATTAGAAGGTCAATTTAAGCAAGTAATGCAAAATATTTTTCACGCCTTGCATTCAGTGAATGCCACAGCGGAAAATATTCAAATGCTAAGACTTTATATTCCCAATTTCCAGCCAGGAAAAGATGCAAATTTAATAAGTAAGTTGTTGATAGATACATTTGGACCTGAAAATCAACCCGCGTCCACATGGTTGGGTGTTCAAGCGCTAGCTCAACCAGAATATTTAATTGAAATAGATTGTGTTGCTGCTATTAATTAA
- a CDS encoding GAF domain-containing sensor histidine kinase, with the protein MLAAPKLENEEARIKELYDYGILDTPPEFNLDEIVFIASYICQTPISLISIIDRERQWFKANLGLNATETSRDISFCGHAIHQDEVFIIENTENDERFKDNPLVTADPKIKFYAGSPLITSKGYKLGTLCVIDHKPNKLNNDQERILKSLAKLVIQNFEMKKLFKKIQTDEKNLIQHAKMLSLGEMASGIAHEINNPLMIITGKTHLMKEYIRENPTLDGTYLLSEIDKIEMTKDRIKEIITNLRLFAKNSEKEPLQPYSILGLLNETLLLCKEKIKNRSIEIKLDNVESMKNIYVNCKPNHIRQAFLNLLLNAYDALESVENKIINISFQVLPDRIKISFIDNGVGISKENRENLMKPFFTTKEVGKGIGLGLCSTKGIIEEHKGLFYLDTIVQNTCFVIELPRKNEKL; encoded by the coding sequence ATGCTAGCGGCGCCTAAACTAGAAAATGAAGAAGCAAGAATTAAAGAATTATATGATTATGGAATATTAGATACACCTCCAGAATTTAATTTAGATGAAATAGTTTTTATAGCTTCTTACATTTGTCAAACACCAATAAGCCTAATTAGCATTATTGATAGAGAAAGACAGTGGTTTAAAGCAAATCTTGGATTAAATGCAACAGAAACTTCAAGAGATATTTCTTTTTGTGGCCATGCCATTCACCAAGATGAAGTTTTTATTATAGAAAATACTGAAAACGATGAACGCTTTAAAGATAATCCCTTAGTAACAGCAGATCCTAAAATTAAATTTTATGCTGGTTCTCCCTTAATTACGAGCAAAGGTTACAAACTTGGGACACTTTGTGTAATTGACCATAAACCAAATAAATTAAATAATGATCAAGAACGTATTTTGAAATCCCTTGCAAAACTTGTAATTCAAAATTTTGAAATGAAGAAATTATTTAAAAAAATTCAAACTGATGAAAAAAATCTTATTCAACATGCTAAAATGCTGTCACTAGGAGAAATGGCTTCTGGAATTGCGCATGAGATAAATAATCCTTTAATGATTATTACTGGAAAAACACATCTGATGAAGGAATATATTAGAGAAAATCCAACTTTAGATGGAACTTATTTGTTAAGTGAAATAGATAAAATTGAGATGACAAAAGATAGAATTAAAGAAATTATTACCAATTTAAGACTTTTTGCAAAAAATTCTGAAAAAGAACCTCTTCAACCATATTCTATTTTAGGTTTATTAAATGAAACCTTATTACTTTGTAAGGAAAAAATTAAAAATAGAAGCATAGAAATTAAATTGGATAATGTAGAAAGTATGAAAAACATATATGTAAATTGCAAACCTAATCATATACGCCAAGCATTTTTAAATTTACTTTTAAATGCTTACGATGCTCTTGAATCAGTAGAAAATAAAATAATAAATATTTCTTTTCAAGTCTTACCGGATAGAATTAAAATAAGTTTTATTGATAATGGAGTAGGTATTTCAAAGGAGAACAGAGAAAATTTAATGAAACCATTTTTTACTACCAAAGAAGTAGGCAAAGGAATAGGCTTAGGTTTGTGTTCTACCAAAGGAATAATAGAAGAGCATAAAGGTTTATTTTACTTAGATACCATTGTTCAAAATACCTGTTTTGTTATTGAATTGCCTAGAAAAAATGAAAAACTTTAA